A stretch of the Ostrea edulis chromosome 9, xbOstEdul1.1, whole genome shotgun sequence genome encodes the following:
- the LOC125668407 gene encoding uncharacterized protein LOC125668407, translating to MKSNGVLGLFLISAVLQGTSAWLFQKKTAVCQPVGKPFYFGKTNIWCMSLFPRRVSRSVHRNPFGISHRWIWYDGHYLEFGTRPHASVVIRNTHPMVGDFCPTKMEKKPAGYSVLPVQCIIGCARNYERVFGKFSKMKNNCHMFTNRMAEILCYNTVCPHWCLA from the exons ATGAAGAGTAACGGTGTGTTG GGACTCTTCCTTATTTCCGCTGTTCTTCAGGGGACGTCAGCATGGCTTTTTCAGAAGAAAACCGCCGTTTGCCAACCAGTAGGAA AGCCATTTTACTTCGGAAAAACGAACATCTGGTGCATGTCTCTGTTTCCGCGCCGTGTGTCCCGCTCTGTACACCGTAACCCGTTCGGCATTTCCCATCGCTGGATTTGGTACGACGGTCATTATTTAGAGTTTGGAACTCGCCCCCACGCTAGTGTCGTCATCAGAAACACCCACCCAATGGTTGGCGATTTTTGTCCGACCAAAATGGAGAAGAAACCCGCCGGCTACAGTGTTCTACCAGTGCAATGCATCATTGGATGCGCACGAAACTATGAACGCGTGTTCGGTAAATTTAGCAAGATGAAGAATAATTGCCACATGTTTACAAACAGAATGGCGGAAATTCTTTGTTATAACACTGTATGTCCACACTGGTGTTTGGCTtag